Below is a window of Mycobacterium dioxanotrophicus DNA.
AACTTCTACACTCCTGCCGGGGCGTTCGGGCGGTTCAACGTCGCGGGCCTGGCCGCACTGGTCATCGGTGTCGTCGTCTCAGTGCCGTTCATGGCCAACGAGTTCTACACCGGTCCGATCGGTGTCAGCCTCGGCGGCGCCGACCTGAGTTACTTCGTGTCCGCGATCGTGGCAGCCGTTGTGTACCTCGTCGCCCGCCGCTGGTTCGCGCCGCATGCCGGGGCAACGCAGCTTCCCGGCCACGCGGAGGCGTCGCGGCTGGAGAAGACGAATTAGGCTGCGGGCGTTTGTCACGCGCGCAGCACGAAAGCGTCGCGCTGAGCCTTGAGCTGTGCGAACTCGTTGGCGAGGCGCAGCCTGCGTTCCTCGAGGTTGACCCAGACACCGTTGGTGGCATCGATGGTCGACACGACGGTGGCATGCGCCTCGCTGATGCGTTCACGCACAGCCCGATCGGAGAAGATGGTGCCGAGCCAGGTGTCGAAATACGTGGTGAAATCGTCCAATTCAGCCAGCCGCAGACCGTCGGCCCTGATGTCGGCCAGCTCCGTGGTGAACGTCTTGAGTGCGAGGTCCGCCGCTCGCAGTTGGTCCGCCGCATCGTCGAGCATCTGCCACTTGATCGCAGCGCCGAGGAACTCTCCGTTGGCCACCTTGTCGTAGGACGACAGATATCGCGCGTCGTTCAGCAGCTCGGCGGCACCGTGCAATTCACGCAGCGCCGCCTCACCGGCGGCCTGGGCTTCGCTGATCTCCTTGAGTTCGGCGATCAATCGGCCACGCTGCTGGGCGAATTCGAGCAATTTGAATGACGTTGCGCCGCCGTTGCGCTGCAACCAGTTCTCCTTGACCGCCAGCGCCCGGTGGTAGGCCTCGTCGACGTCACCGAGTGCGGCGAGCTGACGCTGCAGGGCGTCGACGACGCTCCGGTCTGCGTCGGCCGCGGCCTGCCGGGCAGCATATGTGTACTCGGCGGCCTGCTGCTGAGCGGTTTCTCGGGCGAGAGCGTCGTCGTACGAACCATTCAGGTGCGCCAGGATCTTGGTCAGCGACAGCGATTTCAGCTTCCGGACGTCGCGGGCCTCTTCGGCGATGTGTTGCCTGGCCACTTCGGCTGCCGTTGCAGAGGCTTCGGCCTTGCTGTGTGCCGTCGCCAACCGCTGCCGCAAGGAGGCGGCCTCACGCAATGCTGCGGTCGCCGCGGTGAGCAGCTCGTCGGGAGTATCGGTCACCTCAGCAGCTTAGGAGCGCTGACGCGACCGCGAGCGCGGCAAAAGTGCTGACGCCATACGGCGTGTCGGGCAACAGACACGCACGCTCGCGGTGCAAGTCAGCAGGATGAGGCAGCGACGATGTTGACCAGGGTGCGCACGCCGACCCCGAGCGCCCGCTCGTCGAGATCGAAGGTCGGTTGGTGCAGGTCGAGTTGGGGTCCTTGCCCGCTCCACACGCCGAGCCGTCCCATCGCGCCGGGCACTTCCTCCAGATACCAGGAGAAGTCCTCGCCGCCGCCGGACTGGTGGGTGTCGGCAAGGACGTCGGGGCCGACGGCCTCGATCGCGTGGGTGAGGATGCGCGTCGAGATTTCCTCGTTGACCACCGGCGGCACGCCGCGCCGGTAATTGAGGCTGTGGTCGATGTTGAGCGGCGCGAGCAAGGTCGAAACGACTTCCTCGACAATCGATTCCAGCGTCAGCCAGGTATCGCGGCTCGCGGTGCGGATGGTGCCGGCCAGCGTTCCGATCTGCGGTATGGCGTTGGCGGCGACGCCTGCGTTGACCGCACCCCAGACCATCACGGTGTTGTGCCGCGGATCGATGCGGCGCGACAACACTCCGGGCAGCCCGGTGATGAGCGTGCCCAGGCCGTACACCAGGTCGCCGGTCAGGTGCGGCCGCGACGTGTGCCCACCCGGTGAGTGCAGGGTGATCTCGATGGAATCCGCCGCCGAGGTGATCGGCCCGGGCTTGGTGGCGACGCGGCCCACCGCCAGCCGCGGGTCGCAGTGCAACGCGTAGATCCGGGACACCCCGTTGAGCACCCCGGCGGAGACGGCGTCGATGGCTCCGCCGGGCATCAGTTCCTCTGCGGCCTGGAAGATCAGCCGGACCCCGACCGGAAGCTCCGGGGCCGAGGCCAGTGCCAGGGCGGTGCCCAGCAACACCGACGTGTGCGCGTCGTGTCCGCAGGCGTGCGCGACGTTCGGCACGGTCGACGCGTACGGCGCCCCGGTGCGATCAGCCATCGGCAGCGCGTCCATGTCGGCGCGCAACGCGACCCGCAAACCGTCGTCGGGGCCGAAGTCACAGGTCAGCCCGGTCCCGCCAGGCAGAACTTTCGGGTTGAGCCCGGCCTCGGCGAGGTGCTTGGCGACGAACTCGGTGGTGGCGAACTCCTGGCGGCCCAATTCAGGATGGGCGTGCAGATGCCTGCGCCAGGCCACCAGATCGTCATAGTGGGCAGCCAGCCAGGCCTCGGCGATCTCGGCGAGGTTCACCGCAGTCATGATGCCGTCCGCCTTTCCTGGGCCTGCAACACCCGATCCCGTTCGGCGGGAGTCTCGGCCAGCCGAACCACGGTGCGGGCCAACATGATTGCCCCCTCCACCACGGCCTTGTCAGCGCTCGGACCGGCGGCCGCCGCGGTGAACGCGGGCTGGTGGATGGCCGCCCCTCCGGAGTCGATGCCGATGACCGGATGTATACCCGGCATCACGTGGGTGACGTTGCCCATGTCGGTACTGCCCATCGGCACACTGGCTTCCACGCTGGCCGGCAGCGGCTCACGTCCGAGACTCACCATCTCCGCGCGGACGGTCTCCGAAAGCCACGGGTCGGGCAACAGCTCGGCGTAGGCGGGTGCGGTCTCGCTGACCTGATGCGTGCAGCCGGTCGCGATCGACCCGGCCGAGAAACAGCCGGCCATCCGGCCTTCCAACTCGTGCAGCGCGGTCATGTCGGTCGCGCGCATGGTGTAGCGCAGTTCGGCATGGCCCGGGATGATGTTGGTGGCCTGGCCGCCGTTGGTCACGATGCCGTGCACCATCTGCCCCGGCAGCAGCTGTTGCCGCAGCAGCCCGATCGCCACCTGTGCGACCGTGACCGCGTCACCGGCGTTGACCCCCATGTACGGCGCCACCGCGGCGTGCGATTCCCGGCCGGTGTAGTCGACCGTCACCTCTGAGAGCGCCAGCGAGCGGGCCGCGGCGATGTCCACCGGACCGGGGTGCAGCATCACCGTGGCGGCGATGTCGTCGAAGGTTCCGGCGCCCAGCATCAACACCTTTCCCCCGCCGAGCTCTTCGGCCGGCGTGCCGAGCAGCACCACTGTGAGGCCGAGCTGGTCGGCCACCTCGGCGAGCGCCAGCGCGGTGCCGACCGCGGAGGCCGCGATGATGTTGTGCCCACACGCATGCCCGATCTCGGGCAGGGCGTCGTACTCGGCGCAGATCCCCACCACGAGCGGGCCACTGCCGTAAGACGCCCGGAATGCGGTGTCGAGGCCACCGGGCGCGGCGGTCATCTCGAAGCCGTACTCGGCCACCAGTGCCTGGGTTTTGGCGCAGCTGCGATGCTCGGCGAACGCCAGCTCAGGCTCCGCGTGGATGGAGTGGGACAGCTCGATGAGGTCGCCACGGCGCCGGTTGACGGCGTCTTCGACGCTCAGCGAGGCGGCGGCGGTGGGCATCATCGCAGTATCGCATTGCCTGTTTGCGCCGGTTAAGCTCGGCCACCGTGACCGTTGGAGAGCTCGCGTCCGCACAAGCCAAACTGCTCCTCGCGTCCGCAGAAGCCATCGCCGAGCGCACCGGCGTCGACCGCCACGACGTCGCGGTGGTGCTGGGTTCCGGGTGGGCTCCGGCCGTCGCCGAGCTGGGTGACCCGGTCGCGGTGGTGCCTATGGCCGAGTTGCCCGGATTCACTCCGCCCAGCGCGGCCGGGCACGGCGGGCAGGTGCTGTCGGTACGCATCGGCGCACACCGGGTCCTCGTGCTCGTCGGACGGATCCACGCCTATGAGGGGCACGACCTGCAGCACGTCGTGCACCCGGTACGCACCGCTGCGGCGACCGGGGCGCACACCGTGGTGCTGACCAACGCCGCAGGCGGTCTGCGCGCGGACTACCAGGTCGGCCAGCCGGTGCTGATCAGCGATCACCTCAACTTGACGGCGCGGTCGCCTCTGGTCGGGGCGCAGTTCGTCGACCTGGTCGATGCCTATTCGCCGCGGCTGCGCGACATTGCCCGCGAGATCGACCCGACCCTGGCCGAGGGGGTCTACGCGGCGCTACCCGGCCCGCACTACGAGACCCCGGCCGAGATCCGGATGCTGCGCACGCTGGGCGCCGACCTGGTCGGCATGTCGACGGTGCACGAGACCATCGCCGCCCGGGCCGCAGGCGCTCAGGTGCTGGGCGTGTCGCTGGTGACGAATCTGGCGGCGGGTATGACGGGCCAGCCGCTCAGCCACGCGGAAGTGTTGGAGGCCGGCCGTCAGTCCGCGGCCCGGATGGGCTCCCTGCTGGCCGCTGTGATCGCGCGTCTCTGAGCGCTGAACCGGGCCAATGCCCGGGCCATCAGCGGCGCCGCGAACAGCATGAGCAGCATGCGGACCACCTGGACCGCGATGATGAAGGTGACGTTCGAACCCGTCTCCACGGCGGTCGCCAGCACGGCGTAGACGCCGCCCGGGCTGGTCGCGAGGTAGCCCTCCAGTTCGGTGATGCCGGTGACTTTCGCGAGCACGATGCCAAGGCCTGCGGTCGCCGCTCCCAGCATCACGATCAGCCCGAGCGCCAGCGGCAGGATGCGGCCGATCGCCCGCACCGAAGCCAGGGTGAAGGACAACCCGGCCTGCCAGCCGATGAGCATGTAGGCGGCCTGCACCAGCACCATCGGGACGGTGAGGCCGAACGACAGGCCAGTGAGCTGAAGCGTGATCGTCAGCGCCAGCGGCCCGAGCAGACCCGCGCCAGGCAGGCGGATCAGCCGACCGCCCGCGGCACCGACCACGACGAGTGCTGCCAGCATGGCCAGGCTCAAATACCAAGGAGCCGAATGGGTTTGCGTCGGCGATGAGCCGGGGTGCGACCGATCGGCGTGATAGACCACGGTGACCATCACCGGAATCGTTGCGGTGACCAGGGCCACCCGCAGATACTGCACCACCGATACCACCCGGTCGTCGCCGCCGAGTTCGCGGGCGATGGCCACCAGCCCGGAGGCACCGCCTGCAACCAGTGCCAGCGCACCGGTCAGCGGGCTGACGTCGCGATGCAGGCCCAGCAGCGCGCCTGCGACGACGCTGAGCAGCAACGTGGCCACCGCGATGGCCAACACGATCAACCAGTCGGGCCGAAGCGCGTCGACGGCCTCCGGCCGAACCATGGTGCCGATGTAGACGCCGAGCACACCCTGCGCTGCCAGGCCGGTGTGCGGCGGCAATCGGGCCGGGGCCAGCGCGGCCAACGCCAGCGCGACCCCTACCACCAGCGCGGCGAACAATCCGGCAGACGGAACACCGATGGCGGTGAGGGCAACGGTCACGGCGACGGTCAGCGTCACGAGAACGACCCAGCTCAGCATCCGTCGCATGCCACCTCCGATTCCGATAATACCAAGTATTAACTTGTTAATACTTGGTCGCAACCTGGCTAATTCCCGATGACATGTGACAACTTCCAAGGTATAACTTGGTTATGGCCAGAACACAGGTCAGCACCGCCACCGAACTGCGGGAGTCGATGATGGCGGTCGCTCGGCAGATGCGCAGGCACCGTCCCGATCACGGCCTGACACTCAGCCAACTCGAACTACTGGGCGAGATCAGCCGCGCCGGGACCACCACCCCCGCCGAGCTGGGCGCCAGGCTGCACGTGCGGGTGCAGTCCCTGACCGACGGCATCAACGAGCTGGTGAACCGTGAGCTGATCATCCGCCGTCCCGACGAACACGACCGCCGGCGCCAACTCATCGAGCTGACCGCACAAGGCGCCGAGCTACTGCAGAGCGACCGAGCCGAGCGCGATGCCTGGCTGCATACCGCGATGCGCGACCACCTCACCGATCTGGAACTCGGCCTGCTGACGCTCGTCGCCCCGGTGCTCCGCAAGCTGGCGTACGCCGATGCAAAAGCAGGCACACTTGACCCATGACCCAATCGGCGATTTCGGCGGTGGCTCAGACGTGGATCACCCACGACCCCGATCCGGACACCGCGGCAGAGCTGTCCGCATGTGACCCAGATGAGCTCGCGCGGCGGTTCAACAACCCGTTGACGTTCGGCACAGCCGGGCTGCGGGGACCGGTACGCGGTGGACCTGACGCGATGAACATGGCCGTCGTACTGCGGACCACCTGGGCGGTGGCACAGGTGCTCAAAGACCAGCTCGCCCATGACAGCACCGGATTCATTCCCAGCGAGACACAGGTGGTGGTGGGGCGCGACGCCCGGCACCGGTCCGATGAGTTCGCCCTCGCGGCCGCGGAAGTCCTTGCTGCCCAGGGGTTTCAGGTGCTGCTGATGCTCGCCGCCGTCCCCACGCCCGTGGTGGCGTTCGCGGTGCGGCACCGCAGCGCCACGGCAGGTATCCAGATCACCGCGTCGCACAATCCGCCGGCAGACAACGGGTACAAGGTGTTCGGCAAAGGCGGCATGCAGATCATCTCCCCCACCGACCGCGAGATCGAGGCGGCCGTCGCCCGCGCACCCCATGCCGACGAGATACCCCGCGCCACCGTGCAGACCGGAGGCCTCAAGGAGATCCGGCACTATCTGGAGCGGGCTGCGCACGTGCGCCACACCACCGGTTCACTGCGAGTGGCACTGACCCCGCTGCACGGAGTGGGCGGCGAATTCGCGCTCGACGCACTGGCAATGGCCGGCTTCGACGATGTCTACGTGGTGGAGAGCCAGTTCGCGCCCGATCCGGACTTCCCGACCGTGGCCTTTCCGAACCCCGAGGAGCCGGGTGCCACCGACGCGCTGCTGACGCTGGCCGCCAAGGCATCGGCCGACGTGGCGATCGCGCTGGATCCCGATGCCGACCGGTGCGCCGTCGGCATCCCCACCGCCGATGGCTGGCGCATGTTGTCCGGCGATGAAACCGGTTGGCTGCTGGGCGATTACATCCTTTCGCAGGTCGAACCCGGCCCGGTCAGCGAGGCCACGGTGGTGGCCAGCACCGTGGTGTCATCGCGGATGCTGGCCGAGATCGCCGCCGCGCACGGAGCCCACCACGCCGAGACGCTGACCGGATTCAAGTGGCTGGCGCGCGCCGGAGGCCCCGGCACCACGCTGGCATACGCATACGAGGAGGCCATCGGGCATTGCGTCGACCCCGCGGCAGTGCGTGACAAGGACGGCATCAGTGCCGCGATCGCGTTCTGCGATCTCGTGGTCGCCCTGCGCGATCAGGGTCGCACCGTGCAGGATGCGCTCGACGGCCTGGCCCTGCGGCACGGCGTGCACGTGACGGGTGCGGTATCACGGCCGGTCGAGGACGCCGAGGCCGCGATGTCACGGCTGCGGACCACCCCGCCTGCCGAGCTCGCGGGCTTCCCCGTGAGCGTCGAGGATCTGCTGCACCGGCCCGGCGAGCAGCGCACCGATGCGCTGATCCTCACCGGCGGTGACGAGCGGACCACGGTGCGGGTTGTCGTGCGGCCCTCCGGGACCGAGCCAAAACTGAAGTCCTACACCGAGGTTCGGTGCGCGCCGACCGACGACCTGACCATGGCACGGGCCCGGGCGAACACGCTCAACGACGAACTCGCCACGGCCGCCGCACTGTTTTGACGCCTCAGCGCGGCCCGAACTGACGGTCCCCCGCGTCGCCGAGGCCCGGGACGATGTAGGCAATATCGTTGAGCCCGTCGTCGATGGTCGCGGTGATCAAACGGATGCCCGGGGCCGCTTTTTCCAGCGCCGCAATGCCTTCCGGCGCGCACACCACACATACCGCCGTGATGTTGTGGGCGTTGCGGGCCTGCAGCAGGCCGAGGGTGTAGACCATCGACCCTCCGGTGGCCAGCATCGGGTCGAGCACAAACACCGACCGGGCACTCAGGTCGTCGGGCAGGGACGCCAAATACGGTGTGGGCTGGTGTGTCGTCTCGTCGCGGGCCATCCCGACGAACCCCACCTGAGCCTCCGGGATCAGCGCGTGTGCCTGGTCGACCATGCCAAGACCGGCACGGAGCACGGGTACCAGCAGCGGTGGGTTGGCCAGTC
It encodes the following:
- a CDS encoding M20 family metallopeptidase codes for the protein MNLAEIAEAWLAAHYDDLVAWRRHLHAHPELGRQEFATTEFVAKHLAEAGLNPKVLPGGTGLTCDFGPDDGLRVALRADMDALPMADRTGAPYASTVPNVAHACGHDAHTSVLLGTALALASAPELPVGVRLIFQAAEELMPGGAIDAVSAGVLNGVSRIYALHCDPRLAVGRVATKPGPITSAADSIEITLHSPGGHTSRPHLTGDLVYGLGTLITGLPGVLSRRIDPRHNTVMVWGAVNAGVAANAIPQIGTLAGTIRTASRDTWLTLESIVEEVVSTLLAPLNIDHSLNYRRGVPPVVNEEISTRILTHAIEAVGPDVLADTHQSGGGEDFSWYLEEVPGAMGRLGVWSGQGPQLDLHQPTFDLDERALGVGVRTLVNIVAASSC
- a CDS encoding M20 family metallopeptidase → MPTAAASLSVEDAVNRRRGDLIELSHSIHAEPELAFAEHRSCAKTQALVAEYGFEMTAAPGGLDTAFRASYGSGPLVVGICAEYDALPEIGHACGHNIIAASAVGTALALAEVADQLGLTVVLLGTPAEELGGGKVLMLGAGTFDDIAATVMLHPGPVDIAAARSLALSEVTVDYTGRESHAAVAPYMGVNAGDAVTVAQVAIGLLRQQLLPGQMVHGIVTNGGQATNIIPGHAELRYTMRATDMTALHELEGRMAGCFSAGSIATGCTHQVSETAPAYAELLPDPWLSETVRAEMVSLGREPLPASVEASVPMGSTDMGNVTHVMPGIHPVIGIDSGGAAIHQPAFTAAAAGPSADKAVVEGAIMLARTVVRLAETPAERDRVLQAQERRTAS
- a CDS encoding purine-nucleoside phosphorylase → MLLASAEAIAERTGVDRHDVAVVLGSGWAPAVAELGDPVAVVPMAELPGFTPPSAAGHGGQVLSVRIGAHRVLVLVGRIHAYEGHDLQHVVHPVRTAAATGAHTVVLTNAAGGLRADYQVGQPVLISDHLNLTARSPLVGAQFVDLVDAYSPRLRDIAREIDPTLAEGVYAALPGPHYETPAEIRMLRTLGADLVGMSTVHETIAARAAGAQVLGVSLVTNLAAGMTGQPLSHAEVLEAGRQSAARMGSLLAAVIARL
- a CDS encoding AbrB family transcriptional regulator — its product is MRRMLSWVVLVTLTVAVTVALTAIGVPSAGLFAALVVGVALALAALAPARLPPHTGLAAQGVLGVYIGTMVRPEAVDALRPDWLIVLAIAVATLLLSVVAGALLGLHRDVSPLTGALALVAGGASGLVAIARELGGDDRVVSVVQYLRVALVTATIPVMVTVVYHADRSHPGSSPTQTHSAPWYLSLAMLAALVVVGAAGGRLIRLPGAGLLGPLALTITLQLTGLSFGLTVPMVLVQAAYMLIGWQAGLSFTLASVRAIGRILPLALGLIVMLGAATAGLGIVLAKVTGITELEGYLATSPGGVYAVLATAVETGSNVTFIIAVQVVRMLLMLFAAPLMARALARFSAQRRAITAASREPIRAAD
- a CDS encoding MarR family winged helix-turn-helix transcriptional regulator, with the protein product MARTQVSTATELRESMMAVARQMRRHRPDHGLTLSQLELLGEISRAGTTTPAELGARLHVRVQSLTDGINELVNRELIIRRPDEHDRRRQLIELTAQGAELLQSDRAERDAWLHTAMRDHLTDLELGLLTLVAPVLRKLAYADAKAGTLDP
- a CDS encoding phospho-sugar mutase, which encodes MTQSAISAVAQTWITHDPDPDTAAELSACDPDELARRFNNPLTFGTAGLRGPVRGGPDAMNMAVVLRTTWAVAQVLKDQLAHDSTGFIPSETQVVVGRDARHRSDEFALAAAEVLAAQGFQVLLMLAAVPTPVVAFAVRHRSATAGIQITASHNPPADNGYKVFGKGGMQIISPTDREIEAAVARAPHADEIPRATVQTGGLKEIRHYLERAAHVRHTTGSLRVALTPLHGVGGEFALDALAMAGFDDVYVVESQFAPDPDFPTVAFPNPEEPGATDALLTLAAKASADVAIALDPDADRCAVGIPTADGWRMLSGDETGWLLGDYILSQVEPGPVSEATVVASTVVSSRMLAEIAAAHGAHHAETLTGFKWLARAGGPGTTLAYAYEEAIGHCVDPAAVRDKDGISAAIAFCDLVVALRDQGRTVQDALDGLALRHGVHVTGAVSRPVEDAEAAMSRLRTTPPAELAGFPVSVEDLLHRPGEQRTDALILTGGDERTTVRVVVRPSGTEPKLKSYTEVRCAPTDDLTMARARANTLNDELATAAALF
- the upp gene encoding uracil phosphoribosyltransferase, whose protein sequence is MDVRVVEHPLAAARLTTLRDERTDNAGFRAALRDLTLMLVYEATRDAPCEQVPVRTPLTETTGSRLANPPLLVPVLRAGLGMVDQAHALIPEAQVGFVGMARDETTHQPTPYLASLPDDLSARSVFVLDPMLATGGSMVYTLGLLQARNAHNITAVCVVCAPEGIAALEKAAPGIRLITATIDDGLNDIAYIVPGLGDAGDRQFGPR